The Populus nigra chromosome 4, ddPopNigr1.1, whole genome shotgun sequence genome contains the following window.
tatacaaacatattaaaattattaaaacaatactataaattattaatttattattttttcaagtgtaattttaaaaagcatttgCGAACGAAAGTTATTGCGCACCTGAACAGTATCTAAGTACAAAACTTGTAGGAACCGAGGAGcaatgaaaagagagagagagaagaagaaataactGGGCAGCATTGAAAGTGAGGCGCCCCCCTGGTGATCGGCGAACTGTTCTATCATTGAAAACGACCTCGTAATCTCAGTATTTTTTCACTACGACCCACAAGTTATTCAGGGAGCAGTGACGGTGGTGAAAATGTTCAAGCAAGCATGGAGCCGCTGGTCAATTAGAATTAAGCAATTAAAACTCGAAAGAATCGTCACTATTCCAGCAACCAAGCATGAGACTCCTTTGATTAAACTTTTAGTAGATATCATTATTTAATGAAGTAGCATCCCAGTCGGTGGCTATATCATTCTCTCCTGAAGTATCATTCTTCGATTAAACTTTTACTAGCTTTTCATCAACCCTctcgatagaaaaaaaaatcatagtattTGCTGTGCTTGTCTTGTGTTGCTCTCCAGTCTCCATGCTTTGTAAAGCATGGGGGGTTGGATCGGAAGTGAGCGTTGGAGAATATAAAATGCAGACCATGACATTGTGCCAGTCCCGAAAACAAAGTCCCGAAGTGAACTGATACTCATAGCTTAGCTGCGATGTCCACGTCTTAAATGCACGGTTCTCTTCATGTTCTCCAGATCAAGAGCCAAGAGACTCCGAGAGGGTGTCCAAATCAAGCCGGTGTTTCGGGTGCTTCACGTCCTAATTAATTGCGAGTGGCAAGaagtaagaataaaataaaggagaGACGCTTGCAATGGTGATTCAATCACAAGGAAAGGCTTCGGCTGGTATCTATATTTGTTCGttttctagctagctagcactAACAGTTACGGAACCAGCTTTGTTGCTAAGTTTCCATATCATTCGAATTGAAACGTGACATCTCACTTGACCTAACCCAACTACCCAGGTCTCTTGCTTGCCGATGCATAATCTAGTCCAGGCAAGACAGGAATATATTGCCTTTAAATCTGAACCAACTAAATGTAACCCACTCGCCAATTAATCTGCACATAAATGCTGTTATAAATTAGGTAGTTGGATGGAGCAACAAGAATTCATTCTTAGCACCATGGTTCTTGAGTGGACGGCCTCGTAGGACTTGAAATTTCTGGTGCTGGGTACGAAGTCGGCTGCTACTTTTATTTACCGTTGAatagtggttatttttaaatatatttttttattttaaaatatagtaatttgtatttcttatttcttaaaacaatacaaaaatatgaaaaaataaataaaaacatcatttctgCAGAAAAAAACAAACGGCCCTCTCACCTCGGATACGAAGATTGTCCTCTCTGCTCCGTGTAGGTACGTACTGAATGAAACGCGAACTTGGTAAAGGTTGTGGCAGTTGGCTCCATTCTTCTTGGGCTTCGAGCAAATACAGACAAGCAAAGGACGGGAGGACAGCCTGTGATGAatcattgaactttttttttttttttttttttgtcagtaaTCAGCTCTTCCcttacatttttaattttgggtATATGCAGTGTTCCAAAAATATCATACGGATCTAGGGCCGGGCAGTACTGGTAAATCTAGTTAGTTCAGCTTGCATCTTAATTTTGGGTAATTTCAATTAACCTCGGTCTTATGagttatctctatttttttcattgaaattacatgaaataatacagtttacattataaaatttaactcCATCTTTGTCCTCGTTCACCACTGTCTAGCCATGATAACCACCAGAGGGCCAGCATCTTCCTTTAACTCTAGTGAAACATCCACCActaaaagcaaagaaaacacCAATTCCTTGTCGGTTTCCTCCTGAATTGCTAGAAAAAGCTGAAAAGGCACTGGTACTTCTCTAGCTGCATTTCAAACCCAGCAAGAAAATCAACTCCAGCAAAATCCCCATGCAACACCATGACAAAACACAAGAACTAGCTAACTTCTGAAGACGAAACCCAAGATATGATCTCAGCAAAAACGAAGTCTTATCCAAGTCCATCTGGTTAAAATCTTTTCTGGATTGATATTGATTTTGGCTGGTCTTTTATATCAATGAGAAAGATTTCACATACATGCTGATAGTCGGCAATTATTTTTCTTCCCGTGTATGTATATATTGATGTTttgatagtaaaaataaaaattttaaataataaaaatattatttatatattttaaaagaatcaaaatctAAAGTAAGCAGATTGAGACTATAAAGGGGGGGTTTGTTGAAAATCTCTCTTTCAATTTTCTAGGATGTCCTTTCCGTTTAATTATTCTTCGAATAATTCAAAGTACCGAGTAACATATAGACATTTATTGCGAGGTTAATTGGTATATAATTACCATCACAAGGACTTCATATAGGTGTGCACATTTAATATGTAAGTGCGCGCGGGTGTATTAAGTTTTGTAGTAGTAAATATATACTTACCAGGACACGTATATTTAAATGCTGATTTCACGGTCATTACTTCCATGCTTTGCTTTGTCTCGTCTTCGAGTGCTGTGCGAAGTGAGTAATTCTTTTCGTCGGTAGCATAGGAGGATtcatttgtgtgtgttttaatGTGATTAATGATGtctttaagagtattttttatttaaaaatatattaaaattattttttacttttaatattaatatattaaaataatattttttttaattttttcccagCCACACACTTTTAAAAGGTATGCAAACACATTTtcaagaagaacaaaaaaaaacagcaaagtTGCAATGAAATCACATGGATCATTATAGCATTGAACTAATCCATTGCCTCGCCGTACGCTATAATATGGGTCAAAGCAAAAATTATACATGGGTACTGGtgacaggttttttttttaaatatagattttaatcatgaatttaactatattttcatttgatattaaaattaaaagacatttAATTCACCTAAAGTTAAGCtgcaaaaaatacaagaataagcttaaaaaaattagaaagtttAATCCTGAGTTGAATAGATACTAaatgaaaaattgataaaaaaaataacatttaaataaaaacatattaagtgAACTCGAAATTAACTTACCAAACTTATGACATGAGTTATGTATGTTAtcgaatttaataaattttttattccaaatattattttttatttaattttataacaataatgatcatgataattttttatattgaatatttttgaacaaaaaaaagccATTgcatgtctattttttttatattagaatttaatgatcctccccccccccctctcatgaaaaaataaaggaaataaattgttggatcaaaatagaatttctaaaaattaaagggacCAACTACTTGTAAAccgaaaaaaaagaaaataaaaaaaaactttccaaaaaaaaattgaagcctaGCCTATTTtatctgttatttttatttttattctctgACTTTTAATATGACCTTCATTTCAAGATGTCATGCAATTAAATACTAATTCAGGTTTAAAATGActcaattataaataaaaaagcttaaggataaaactaaaatttttaacaaaaaaaaatcattattttaatccacagtaatttataaaatagcTAACAATGAAAACATTACAGTGGTTTCTCAAGCGGATTAATTTCTCTTAACTCTTAATATCAAAATCTTCCGCGATGGATTGTAAACCAATCATGCCAGCACAAGATTGGAAAATCTTTCTTATAGTAAATGCCAGTGGAACTCCGCAGTGACATGATCGACGTCTCTCTCCTCTACTCTCGACAATGGTTACAGGACCCGGTTTATGATCTACGAGGCTGACTCAGAAAACGTACGATTGAAGATTTCGTCcaagtcaaattaaatttaattaattttaacactaTTTCACCATTAAACTTTattgatatgtattttttatctaatcaaACAAggtaatataaagaaaaatattgcttttttaaaaaacaataataaattaatcttgATATTCCAACCCGACAATCAAAGCCCttttataaattatgaaatcgaATTGCAAGAAGGAAAAAACTGTCTAACCTAACATGCTTTGTGCAGTCTGGGCACGTCATCTAGCTAAATTCGACGTGCTCTGcgaaacaaaacataaaaaaccggTGAACCCAGTGAGATTTTAGAGCTTGGTTTGAACTTTCCGGCTCAGATTTTCTTTAGCAAAAAATGTTAAGCTTCGTATAATTTGACAGCATATCTTATGAAATTACATCCATTCTACATTGCATCGTAAAGGAGAATGGACGGGAGAGACTCAATTgagaattttacaatttttcaaGGAATTGATAATATCTGTACTTTGCAGGTTAATTTGAGGTttgcctagtttttttttccttgacgaCAGCTAGCTAGATGGTCAAAGGCTCTGCGATTTGTCTTGGGAGATCTCTCAATTTCTTCCATAAGAGTTTGATTTGGCCTTTTGTTCTCTTTCATCCATGCACTAGCTGGCCGAGCCAATTTCGAGATGGAGATACGCTTGACTGCTGACTCCTCAGGGTCAACACCTTTACTAGCTAGATTTCCACTGTAAGCAACCAAACACAACAATTTTGCAAACGATTTGCATTTCTTGACTAGATCCCACCGCCCATTTCACCATGTCCCCTGATCTCATACACGCGTGTGGTTCTCTCTCTTCTCGGGTGTGATTCATGTCCACTGTATATGTTGTATTGCATGGACTGTGATGAGATCTtgtctccttttcattttcttgattatttcatTATGCTCATTTcgttttgtcttcttcttcctgcAAACTAGAAGGATGATTGTGGACGTGTCTCTGAATCCTTCTCTTTACACTTGCTTCATAATCCCCTCGCCGACAAGTTCAATTGACTTCATCAATCCCCTCCTCCATAAGTTCATGAACCACATTGAAGAACGTAACTAACGTCCGCGGGAGATCAAGATCAGCATGCATGCAACacgttataaaaaatatatgaaaaacacATCAGCGTAATTAATTATGTGTACATGATGCATTAGAGTCAACCGAAACTGATAGTTGTAAGAAATCTGACGAGGATGCGCGAGATTTGTAGCACTCAACAAACTATATGAATGTCCTACTGGTGCTATTATAGACAAGTAGAACAAAGCTATGTCTAAACAAAAGTCTGGTCACGTCGatccaacataaaaaaagatactATAACATTTTATCTGATCATTaaatttagctttaatttttacaaaagaatCTCGAAGCTAAGTTCTTCAGGGGACCATCTTTAATGGTTTAGCTGCTACACGGATTTTTCCAAATTAGTCCCAGAATATCTTGTTTTGCCAATTTCCCTTGATTCTCTTgtgttattttagattttatgttgttaattgttatttttattttagaattatgatATCATTACCTAGTCTAGGTTATTTTTTGTAGCCTATAAAAAACACTGTAAACCTCTCTAGATGCATACATCATTAAGTTTTATCTCGTTATAATAAATCGTGAGTTTAGGGATCAAGTTTACAACTTCTTCACTCGATAAATATGTCTATGCTGTGATTGTTTTACCATCTTTGTGTTTTTGCCCGCATCAAGATCTATATATATTGACTACCCAATTTACATGAATGAtgtaattatgaaaaattatttacaagtCTCTGTAAATATAATGCAATTATACTCGTAAGTCTTCCATCTGTATGGCAACAATGTCACATTTAAACTACTTATATCTGACATAACTGTCACACCTAAGGTTTTTAGATTTCATATGATTGTTTGACTCAAAATGCTtaacatattatttatatatttttaaaaaaaataatattaacctaCTATGAATTAAGAATAATATGCTAGTTATTATTAAAAGCCACGGGCATTGGCATCGGCCATACAACAAACAAGTTATTATGTCCATCAGTTCTTGATATCGatgaagggaagggaagggaaggtcGAAGCTTTTTAGGAATATGGTTTGATTCTGAATACCATGTTTGGATCCTCCGATAACCATGCCATCCAAACTTCAAAGCTCATTGCGTGCTACACATTTGGCAAGCACGCGGCTGGTCAACCATGTCTCGGCAAAACGTGCAAATCTTTGATGGTGTGAGAATCATGTTCATACATGTATTGATCCGATTGGATAAAATTTGCGTAGAACAATGAGgttctttttcaataatttgGCACCGCCAGGCGGTAGGAACTTCACTGTTTATATCAACAGTGCtgtattcatttattttaagttcagctcttttttaaacatttttcaCATGCCCTTTAACCGATTAAAtctttgtaatttaattttaaattcatgtcaaataaaaaattaggttgatgattttttatattaatttcatccttaaattttGTTTACTGATTGAGcaagttatttttagattagATAACTTGATCGAGTTATATCGGAGTATCTTCcacacaatttatttttatcctggTTTGAGAAAAAATTgggttaaaattatttttttattaattttattttaaaacttttttattggtCAACCTAAATAcctaattgattgttttttaccGTCATGTTAACTGGGGTTATGTAAAATCAActttgatataatttaattttaaatttatactaaataaattaaaaatgagatgCATATAGTATATGAAATAGGTATTTACcgtatgaatatttttttataatatatatttttatcctacACCCAATCTAGCGCCTAAATCCATACTACGCGAATTAATACCACTTGCTCTTTTCTCTGAGCTATCCCTGCCACAATCCGTTTACTGCCACTAAGCTAGTTAGCTAACTAGCTAACTAGTTCACTCGTAGGATCTGATTAAGTATTCATTTATCATGCACGCACGACGAAATTAATTTGGCAGTCAAGGGCAGTGtagattttctttgattttgatcGTTGGATATTTAATTTTGTCTACCAGGAAACATACCGGAGACTTTCCTGATGCATGCCTAGGATAATAGCAACACGTCATGCCACAGTACAGTTTTACGTGGCTACTTTCATGGACGCACACGCTAGCTTGTATGTTGAAAAATCAAGGAAGGAGTGAAGGAGctcgtgaatttttttttaattaatatgaatgttttttttggcttgtacttatctttattaattatataaatttttaataaccataaaaaaaaattgaataattattgaataacaaattcaaaattaaccaGTTAAATTTTCCCTCGAGTTGAAGCTCGTGAATTTGGTATGACCGTTTGTGATAAGATAAGAcactcctttttatttatttagagacAAAAAGCTGGCCACAGTAAGATTTGATTGACTTTTTGGTAATTTAATTGTGGGAGAGAGAGGGACGAGGGCAAGACTCCGGGGGCAAGCAGTGAAAAATGCCTGCAAATGCGCCAGTAGAGGAATCTGAAGCCATGTCTGCAGGAAACGCGTCGTTTAAGCTTTACTCGTCATGTCTCGCAGCCGACGACATCCACATTCAGGAGTAAAGATAAGCAGCGGCATGGCAGGTAGTTTGCAAGTACAGCTAGCATACCGTAATCCTTCCCTGATGTGATCTGTGATTTTTATGGGCCATTTTGATGTGGGACATCACTCTCTTGGATTTGTGGGCCTGGGCTGGTCTGGTTGAATGTTGCCTTTTCTCTCGGGGGTAaaagatttcttttatttttaaatctaatacatgtttatttaataattaaaaggcTCCGTGACAATCATCCTGAAATTCAATCCAATGCGGCAGTCTAATCCCGACTAGAATTAACTTTACCTCACTTTTTCGCTCGTGTTTCCTACAACTATGTGTTTCGCTCATCTAAAGAGGTTCTCATAATTGCATCGTCgtaaacaaataacaaacacaagcaagcacaCCGAGATTACAAGAATActtctcaacctttatttatcttatcAACAAATGATTACACAAtaagagtgtgtgtgctatgcacataAATCGCATCCTGCACGGCAGAGACTTTGCAACCTATTTATAGACAAATATGTGAGCTGCAGGGCTCACCTATGATCTCCTATTTTTTAGGACATAGTGGGGCACTTTCTCCCCCATGATCTTCATGATCCTAGTGCCCTATTTTACCAGCAAGTGATGTGGCATGATCCCACGAGCTCAGCAACTTGTATAGCATCCCAGTTATGCTCTCGCGTTCTGCCCCCATGATCCTGCCTCTTCACCCATGTTCTGCTTGTTCACAGGGCAGCCCCAACTACCTGTCTTGCTGCGTTAGCTGCTAACTTGGAAAGTCCATTATCTAAGctcccacgtccatgccaagtcgcAAGTTCAAAGACTTGCATAGACCATCGCACGTTACCTGCCAGATTCATCTTTGCCCATGCAAGGCTGCTGCTATCCATTGTTGttgaattctaggcagtgtgcttTTGTTGGCGTGTCCCCGCGTCTAGAgctctaacattttttttcagaCGATGATTAGAAAATGTGCATGCCACTATCCATTATACACAGACAGACGCTTACCTTTTAGTTTTCCGTTCAAAAACTAGaacctttaacttttttttatcaaataaaaaatatatacattcaaaataataattatttatataactttcagacagaaaaacaaaaactcacaGAAGAGCTGCGTTTTATGCCCTTTTCAACATAATTGTTTTAATGGATCGAAAAGTTTATGGAATAGAAGTCAGGTCCGCCAATCCAGAGCCCACTTACCAGCCACCTCGCTATAACACAACGGCGCgcgaaataaatatttcaattctAAAAAGTCAAAGGGCGGGAACCGCAATTCAACCTTTGTCCATTTTCAATAATCTAAATCTTTGGCGGGCCTTCTCCGGATTACACTtcagcaaataaaataaataaaataaaataaacaaacgggattattttttaaccgATCCCCAACCCCTTTTTTCATCTCTTCAACGAAATCACAGAACCCAAACTCGCATTGCCTTTCTATAATCCCCAAACTGCCCTCTCTTCCCCCAGTCACCGTCCAATTTTCTTTATGGATCGCCGGACGATCTCCACGAGAAAAGGCTCGAAGCGAAAGTTGGAGCAAGATTTCGAACACGAAAATCAAGATCGCCACAAGATTCCGGCCACCGACACTGCCGCCGGCTACGAGAGTCACCAGAAACTAACGCGTCATATTCAAACGCAAGTTGATATCCTCAATTCTTCCTTCTCTGCTCTTGAAGCAGATCGCGCCGCTGCCAGGCGCGCCACTAGCGTCCTCTCTCAATTTGCCAAAACAGGTACCTTCCTGTCTCTTTCTCACTCAgcttttcgattttttttttaataaaaataattgtttaatcTAGTGAAttactatttcttttttcatttgtaatttgaaactttctttctttctttgccgTTTTTAAGAGGAACTCGTGGATACGATGGTGGATTGTGGTGCGGTGCCCGCGTTGGTGATGCACCTTCAAGCGCCACCGCCTACGAGAGGGGAAAATGGTCCAAAACTGTATGAACATGAAGTAGAGAAAGGAAGTGCTCTGGCTCTTGGACTTCTTGCTGTAAAAGTAAACAATATCacttgttaatttgatttatcaTTCTAATCTAGCAATTTATTTTACTGTTAAACGTTTTCTTATTcttggttttggattgtttAATGCCGCATGATCATATCAAGGATCTCCGAGCTTGCTGTTTAGCATTGATGCATTAATCAATACATGAAATATGACAGTATAGTTTATTGTGTATGCTGTGCGCTCTTTTGTTGATTTGTTATAGTTTTTGTACTTCCGGGCAAAAAACTTGCAAATACGTTTTGAGTGTTAAAATTTGAAGTTTGGGTGCATGTTTACTTTGTTCTTTTCGTTGCTTTACATATGTATCATCAAGTTTTTTCCATGACTGTATTTGTCTTGACAGGCCTACGCGTATAATTAGGCCAACACCTCTTGTATATAGCAATTATAGCTAatcatattttcctttttctttttaatttatatcattaactttattctgcTAGACCATGATTACATATACAGATTTTCTACAAGCTGTATGGAAATGTTATCCTTTCTTTACCTTGAtcctgattttataattttcctacGTGCTGTTCATTAGCCAGAGCATCAACAACTAATAGTAGATGCTGGAGCTCTGACCCATCTCGTGGAATTGTTGAAGAGACATAAGAGTGTTGATAACTCCCGAACAGTCAATGGTGTTGTTAGGAAAGCAGCTGATGCAATCACTAACCTTGCTCATGAGAATAGTGGCATCAAAACACGTGTCAGGTTTGCTTATGCAcatctttttctccttttttttttccaagtctGGTTTCAGTTATCACCCACTTCCATGGCGTCTTTGATTATGTGTTCAGGATTGAAGGTGCCATCCCCTATCTTGTTGAATTGCTTGAACATGCTGATGCTAAGGTACAGAGAGCAGCTGCAGGTGCCTTGCGGACCCTTGCATTTAAAAATGATGAGAACAAAAATCAGGTAGAGGGAATTCTTGCATTCTCCATCCATATGGTATTATTTTGTTATGAGTTCTATAGGTGACATGAAGAGTGGATTTACAGATTGTAGAATGTAATGCTCTACCCACTCTTGTAATAATGCTTGGATCCGAGGATACTGCTATACATTATGAAGCGGTTAACTCTCAACCCAACTTCTTTAGTTGGATTTGCTTTCTGTGGactgtatatttttttgtaccAGCTGACTGTGCAAGAGTTTGTTGTCAGGTTGGTGTGATTGGAAATTTGGTTCACTCGTCCCCACACATAAAGAAAGCAGTTCTTCTTGCTGGAGCTTTACAACCTGTAATTGGATTGCTAAGGTATTGCTGGCTTTCACATTGTTGCCTGTTCTTGCTCAATCACCCTTTTCACATTACAATTGTCTTCTGCAAGATCCTCATGGATATCCTTCTCATTTTATATATTGCACAGCTCTCCATGTTCAGAAAGCCAAAGAGAAGCAGCTTTGTTATTGGGTCAATTTGCAGCAGCTGATTCAGATTGCAAGGTAGGCTGAATACCATTCATATTTTAAGGCCAAAAGCTTTTGCTCTTGAGTGTGTATTTGTGTGTTTGATACATATTCCTTTTAAGCATTAACTAGAACAAGGTTTGTGCAGGTGCACATTGTTCAGAGAGGAGCTGTCAAGCCATTAATTGATATGCTTGAGTCCTCGGATGTGCAGCTCAAAGAAATGGCAGCCTTTGCGCTTGGGAGGTTGGCTCAGGTTATTGTTTCTTTGATTGTATTGTAGAGCTATGCTTTATTTAAAGCATGCATACATGTATATCTTGGTGTCTGTTGAGCATGGTGTGTGTGCATGTCTGCATGTGTGTTTGTATAGACTGCAGGAAAAAACAGCTCTGAGCATCAAACTGGTGAATGCACTCATTTGTTCTGCTTTTAATTTCTGAAGAAAGGGATCTCTGGACTTTTTTGACACATTCTCTTCTTTTTGATTGCTTAAATCTATCTTGGCTTTGTGCAAACCACTCTGCACAAATAggcattttgttttataatctgATCTTCAATGCATCTCTGTAGTCCCTAGGTGAAAGCACGATGTCTGGAAGTAAAAGTCTTAGCACCCTAATCAACTATAAGACAAACTTTTGTCTACATGGAATGATATCTAGTTGTATA
Protein-coding sequences here:
- the LOC133692071 gene encoding ARM REPEAT PROTEIN INTERACTING WITH ABF2-like isoform X3 — encoded protein: MDRRTISTRKGSKRKLEQDFEHENQDRHKIPATDTAAGYESHQKLTRHIQTQVDILNSSFSALEADRAAARRATSVLSQFAKTEELVDTMVDCGAVPALVMHLQAPPPTRGENGPKLYEHEVEKGSALALGLLAVKPEHQQLIVDAGALTHLVELLKRHKSVDNSRTVNGVVRKAADAITNLAHENSGIKTRVRIEGAIPYLVELLEHADAKVQRAAAGALRTLAFKNDENKNQIVECNALPTLVIMLGSEDTAIHYEAVGVIGNLVHSSPHIKKAVLLAGALQPVIGLLSSPCSESQREAALLLGQFAAADSDCKVHIVQRGAVKPLIDMLESSDVQLKEMAAFALGRLAQETHNQAGIAHNGGIVPLLRLLDSKSGPLQHNAAFTLYGLVDNEDNVADLIKVGGFQKLQYGEFIVQQTKDCVAKTMRRLEEKIHGRVLNHLLYLMRVAERNIQRRVALALAHLCAPDDRKVVFLDKNGLDLLLGLLESGSVKLQCDGSVALYRLATQASSVSPVDAAPLSPTPQESGSMLTEFVCLLLRMLSVRCLMGGTGKGMQKMWRFQILDGMFLN
- the LOC133692071 gene encoding ARM REPEAT PROTEIN INTERACTING WITH ABF2-like isoform X1: MDRRTISTRKGSKRKLEQDFEHENQDRHKIPATDTAAGYESHQKLTRHIQTQVDILNSSFSALEADRAAARRATSVLSQFAKTEELVDTMVDCGAVPALVMHLQAPPPTRGENGPKLYEHEVEKGSALALGLLAVKPEHQQLIVDAGALTHLVELLKRHKSVDNSRTVNGVVRKAADAITNLAHENSGIKTRVRIEGAIPYLVELLEHADAKVQRAAAGALRTLAFKNDENKNQIVECNALPTLVIMLGSEDTAIHYEAVGVIGNLVHSSPHIKKAVLLAGALQPVIGLLSSPCSESQREAALLLGQFAAADSDCKVHIVQRGAVKPLIDMLESSDVQLKEMAAFALGRLAQETHNQAGIAHNGGIVPLLRLLDSKSGPLQHNAAFTLYGLVDNEDNVADLIKVGGFQKLQYGEFIVQQTKDCVAKTMRRLEEKIHGRVLNHLLYLMRVAERNIQRRVALALAHLCAPDDRKVVFLDKNGLDLLLGLLESGSVKLQCDGSVALYRLATQASSVSPVDAAPLSPTPQVYLGEQYVNNPTLSDVTFLVEGKRFYAHRICLLASSDAFRAMFDGGYRERNAKDVEIPNIRWDVFELMMRFIYTGSVEINIDLAQDLLRAADQYLLDGLKRLCECTIAQDISVENVSLMYELSEGFNAMSLRESCILFILGQFDKLCTKPWSSHLIQRIMPDIRHYFEKALSKPTKLT